Within the Thermodesulfobacteriota bacterium genome, the region CCTCCTTGGGGAACTTACAGAAAGGGCGTGGGCAGTGGACGTACAGGTTATGATCGAAGGACCTGGGCATGTACCTATGAATCAGATTGAAGCCAATGTCCTTTTAGAGAAAAGGCTATGTCATGGGGCACCCTTTTATGTTTTAGGGCCATTGGTTACCGATTTAGCCCCGGGGTATGACCATATAACCTCTGCTATTGGAGGGGCAATTGCAGCGTCAGCCGGTGCAGATTTTCTTTGCTATGTTACCCCTTCAGAACATCTGGGCTTACCATCCATCGATGATGTAAGAGAAGGGGTAATTGCCTCAAAAATTGCTGCTCATGCTGCGGATATAGCAAAAGGGATAAAAGGTGCTATAGAAGAAGACAACAGGATGGCTATGAGCCGGAAGAAACTGGACTGGGAAAGTCAAATCAACCTGGCTCTGGATCCGGAAAAAGCTAGAAGAATAAGGAACAGTAGAAAGCCAGAGGACAGCGATGTCTGTACCATGTGCGGCGAGTTTTGTGCTATTAAGACTGCCAGTAGAGGGTTAGAGTAAATTCTCAGACTGAAAATTTGAACATTTTTCTTGAAATACATTTTATTCTATGTTATCTTATGACATATTTCGATTAATCTGACCTTAATATCTGCTCCAGTTTAGTAAATTCCTTGTTTTCTCTGATTCCCTCTGAATCCGGGCTCCTGATAAAATGAAAACTTTTAACATCAATGTACCTTTTTACAAAGCAATTAATGCTAACTATTCCTCTTTTGAATCCTTTCTTTATTAATAGCAGAAAGGAGGTGAATATAAATGCGATTTATTTATTGGCTCGCAAATATTCTCATAATAATCGGTATTGTTAGTCTATTAGTTGGTCTAGGTGTGAAGGTTTTTGCTCCTGAAGGTTTTAGCTGGGCAGGATTAGGACCTGGTGGATTTCTGCGGTTTGCTGATACTTGTATACTAATAAGTATTGCGCTTTACGTAAAAGAAATTGTATGTGAGAAGATTAAGAAAGAATAGCCCCCAACAGTTGTCAATTTTCATGTATGGAAAGGATTCTTAAGAGGAACCTATTTTTATACTTTTTCGCAGTATACCTTAAATACCACATTCCCCAGCCCGCCATTTCTCACGCTGCTGTCCATACAACAGGCTTGATTTCGCCACATTTCGTTGGGATCCAGGTCCGAAAGGATACGATCCATAACCATATAAGTCAGAGGAGCTATTCCAGCCAAAGCCCAGAGGCATACACCGGGGAAAGTTGATTCTTTGGCACTCAGCATGCACGCTCCATAGAAAACATACTTATCCCCAATTTTTGGCATGAGTTCACAACGGTCATTTATTTGAACAACCTCTGCTATCATTTTATATGACCTGAATTTATGCATCCTATCTATAAATGACCATTGTTTTGGTGTCAGCCTGTTAAGTTCTTCATCTGTCCAGCCAATATTCCTTTTCATCTTTTCTCTGAGACTGCAAATCCGCTCGCTTGGTATCATCTCATCCGCCATAATAATGCTCCTTTTTAAGTGCTTGACATTGTTTAACACGAAAATCCCCACCCACCCCTCCCCTTCAAGGGGGGAGGGTGAGGGAGGGGGTAGTTTTCATCATTCGTGGTGCCCGCCTCAGGCGGGCATAAGGGTTTCAAAAGGATTTAATTCGTCCCGGGTTTTTCTCAACTCCACTTCACAGATACTAAAATATACAATATTAAAAAGTCAATATTAATTTTACAAAAACCTTCACGGAGTTTTGCCCAAATCTCTTTTCGCCTGTTCAAAACGTTTTTTGATGACCGCTCAAAGGAAGTTTTGTTTGGGCAGCCTATTTTTTATGATTGACAAATATTGCTTTCACAATGTAGAGTTAGCGAAGATGTAACCTGAGAAAGTTGTCTAGAGAAATCACACTCCGATGTTCGAAAGTGCCTGATGCAGAGTAATGGTTGATTTCGGAGATATGCTAATTAATCACAGGGTAATATGAGGAGGACTGAGTGTACAAATTTGATGTTATTCGCAAGGGAGAAGAAAACGGAGTCGGGACACTCTTCGCTCTCGAGACATCCCGGGGAACCAAAATCTTTGGTCTGCCTACCCTAAATTTTTATGGGGGTGATTGGGACCTTGGGCCGACCTGGAATTATCTAATCGTATCCGGGAACCTGACCCTCTTTGATACGGGCAGACGAGGAGAAGGAAAAGCACTCATGGAGATGATAGCTAAGGTGGGTTATGATCCTAAAGAACTGCACAGGGTCATAGTCAGCCACGGGCATGAAGATCATGATGGGGGGCTTTCAGAAATCGTTGCCGGAACTGGTGCCAATCTTGCAGCTCATGGGATTTATGGACGACTGATATCTTATTATTCCGGGGCATACCTTCCTGAAGGAGTAAAAACTCACTTCCCTGCCTCATGCTGGCACTGTATTATGCCTGATTCTTTTTCCTCGCTTCATTGTATGGAATATCATAGCGAAAGGAGCTCTCTGGAGGTCAGTATACCCATTGAAGATGGCTCCTCTTTAGATGGAGGAGCATTGCAGTTCTGCCATATCCCGGGCCATGCTCCAGACTCTGTCGCATTACTCGTTGATGGTGAGGTTCTCCTTTGCGGAGATACCGTCCTACCTGAAATTACTCCTCATCCAAGCAGAGAGGCTTCCTATTGTCTCACCAGGCATGTCCTTCCCGAACAGTATAGCAGGGAAAACGCTCTGTATGGGCTTAAAGCCTATATCCGTTCCATCAAGAAGCTTTGTAAATGGATAGACTATGAAGTTACAACTCTTCCCGCTCATAGATTGTACTATATGGGCTGCTGGAACTGGATAAACCTCAGAGAGCGGGTAACAGAGATTATAGACCACCATATCGAACGGTGCAAGCATATCCTCTCTCTGATTAATGAGGGGAGCAATACGGTGGATCAGATCGCCAGGGGCCATTTCGAGCCTTCCATGTTAAAGGGTGCAGGTATGGGGATGGCAAGGAATGAGATTCACAGCCATCTGGAGTTACTTGAGGCGACAGGGGATGTAAAATGGGCAGATGGAGAACATTTGGAATGTGGCAAAACATATCAGTTTGAGAAGTCCATTCGTTTGCTATAGCTATTATCCAATGCCGGTGTAGCTCAGTGGTAGAGCAACTGATTCGTAATCAGTAGGTCGAGGGTTCAACTCCCCCCACCGGCTCCAGGAAAATCAATAACTATTCTATCCATTATGAAGAGTATATTTAAATTTTTTTTATGTTAT harbors:
- a CDS encoding MBL fold metallo-hydrolase, encoding MYKFDVIRKGEENGVGTLFALETSRGTKIFGLPTLNFYGGDWDLGPTWNYLIVSGNLTLFDTGRRGEGKALMEMIAKVGYDPKELHRVIVSHGHEDHDGGLSEIVAGTGANLAAHGIYGRLISYYSGAYLPEGVKTHFPASCWHCIMPDSFSSLHCMEYHSERSSLEVSIPIEDGSSLDGGALQFCHIPGHAPDSVALLVDGEVLLCGDTVLPEITPHPSREASYCLTRHVLPEQYSRENALYGLKAYIRSIKKLCKWIDYEVTTLPAHRLYYMGCWNWINLRERVTEIIDHHIERCKHILSLINEGSNTVDQIARGHFEPSMLKGAGMGMARNEIHSHLELLEATGDVKWADGEHLECGKTYQFEKSIRLL